Below is a window of Vanacampus margaritifer isolate UIUO_Vmar chromosome 11, RoL_Vmar_1.0, whole genome shotgun sequence DNA.
AATCGCGGCACTGGCCTTTACCTTGTGTGCTTCTATGTTTTCATTGTTCCAATAGGTACTCTGCCTTCCTCCCAcattggaaaatggatggatggatgtccaCCAGTTGCCTTGTTTaaaattctgttgttttttttaagtcaacagACGGCATCCATGTGTCACAGCGTGCCCGTCCTGAGGGTGGAGGAGTGGCCGCTACCCGGAGACTCGCTGACGGGCGACATTGTTCGGGCGCTCATTGACAGGGTGACGACAACAACTTCCACTCTTCAAGTTCCTCAATCAAGgaaagtttttttaatgcagtgccATGGCTCAATATAGTTTGGCTGTTTCTCCTAAAGGTGAACAGCAGCGCCCGCGGGGGGGTCCGTTTTGTCGGCTCGGTCCTTCAGCAGGTGAGCGTGCTCAGCAACGGCAGCCGACTGCACAGTCCGAAGAGGGCCTGCCGCTCGCCCCCACACTCTCCCCCTCGCACCCCACCAGGGGACCGGGAGCTGGAGGAGAACACGTACAGTCCTGGTGAGACACGGTCAATCTCTCTGGTTCTCCAGGATTTGCACTCATCGGCATTAATTCCTCTTAGACATGCGACTTCTGGTCTTCTTCCACTCGTGGGCTCCGGGTTGCGCCCCACTGGATTCATTGTCCTGCCAGTACCACCAGGGGGCGCTGTCCATGCGCGTCTCCAGGAAGGGCCAGGTGGTGAGCGCCCTGGAGGCCGACTGGCTGGAGCTGACAGCGGCCTACTACCGCAGAGGCTGGTCACTGGTGGACTCCTTCGTCTACTGGGACACCCCGAGAGGTGGGGGCCCCGTCCAATCGCCACATCGAGCCATTGTGCTGTTTGTTCAAGAGTCATAAAAGAGGGATTCACGCATAAAATTCGCCACTTCCTGTTGTGACTCCGGCTGCAGCCTCCTGTTGTCCGTCATGTCTATTTTTAGTCGCCTTAACAACCTCACTTCCTATACTTCTCACATGAAAGTGAACTCAatctgaggatttttttttttttaattgtggtcTAGATTTCTTGTGGGTTCAAAGTGATGACAAGAAAATGATTGTTTGGGTTTCAGGCGAGCCCGTGCCACGCTCACTGGAGGGCCTTTTTGTTTACGAAGAGAAAAGCACCGCCCCTCCCGCCAACGACACCATTGTGGTGGAGCAGTGGACCGTCATTGAGGTTGGCAAATTCGTTTCTCATAATGAGTGGCATCACTGGAAGATTCTATTTCTTACGAGAACCACACTCATTCTGCTCTTCTACATGCAAAGCGGAATGATGTTATATCATCACATACAAACAaccttataattttattttcttggaTGTAGGCAATTTTTATGTGAGTGTATACACtccttgtgtttttgtgtctgtCTATACAGGGCTCCAGTGTGAAAACAGACTACGGGCCGCTACTTCACACTCTGGCGGAATTTGGATGGCTGCTGACGTGCGTGCTGCCCACTCCCATCATACGACATGATAGGTAACAATGTGCACATGAATACAGTGTTCAACCCGTAATTAAGCACTATCATACATGATGGAGGGATGTTGTACTCTATCATGCCACAAGATAGCAGCAAAGTAAAAATAACACATCAACACCATGCTTCTTGCATGTACACAATCGTGAAACCAtgtttaaaaagtttattttataaGATTTGTACCTAGATTTTCACCGGACATTCCAGACCCACCTACAATAGTGTATCCTCTTCAATGACCCAAGGTTCAATTGAActtcaaaactgagcattattatctttgtaaaggcaaaaAATTTGTCTgcagttttcattttagttagtttttatttcattttgagttggaTTTTGGATTAGTTTTCAGaatggttctgttagttttcattagttttagtttcagtattagttttcgcgTATTACTTATAGTATTATAAAAGCTCctgttatataatatataatagctCCTAGTCacttccagaggtggcaaatccaggtccagaaagtaaaaaccctgccacagtttggctttagccattgatgctagctagctctctagctagctagctctctagcaggtaaacgagcaccatgggagctagctagctagcacatggggctaaagccataccgaggcagggtttttactttctggacctggatttgccgacCTTATTCCgattaatatcgaaataaatatacttaaaatcacatttaaaaccaTCCTCAAAGGCttgtgtattaaattaattacaaaagaCTAAAAGAAAGGACATtgtcgctataattatagtacataaaatgtattttcagttatttttcattttttaaataacaaaatacaataaaaacgaaaatgctaactaaattgtttttgaatttttgttttattttgttgttagttttcattatctaaaataaccttgctggtGAGTGGTATGTACAATACGCAGTACTTCTTTACTAATTGTTGTCTGTTTACGCATGTTAGCGATGGGAATCTGGCTACCAAGCAAGTCGTTTTTCTTCAGCGGCCTGTCAGGAGTCAGGCAGCGGCACAGCACAGGAACCAGGTGAGAAATGTATGAAAGTCCACACTGCCCCCTCGTGGTCAAATTGGATTTGCAGCAATAACTGTAAAACCACGTTACTGTGGTTGTAATCCGCAGTAGTGTACATCATTATAAGAGCTGTTTTACTATTTCTAACCTCTTTAACTAAACAAGGTAATCAAGTACTAGGAAtaaccataataataaatataaatgggtaAAATGAACATTATTGCTGGATGGGCAGACCCTAATGAGGGCAAAGAAAATGCTATTGAAAACAGATGAATGTCTTGAGGTTACCTGATAATGGAAACGAAAGGACACTACGTGACGATATGCGCAGGTTCTGTCGGTGCACAGCGACGTGTCCAGCCGCTCCGTGAGTCGCTCCGTCAGCGGCGCCGCGCTTCGGCAGGAGCTCTCTCCTGCGGCCGGTGGCATTGGCGGCTTCCCGGTGTTCGGGGCGGGATTCCCCAGCTCCCTGTCGCACCTGGAGGAGGGCGGCTTCGACCAGGAGGAGGGCAAGGCCGAGGTGACCTGCATGTGAGCGGACTGACGTCATGAGATTCCCAGATGGAGGAAATCCACTTCTTCCGTGGCCACGAGCCTAAGAGAACTCTgcactttttttgtcttgaacccAAGCCATATCGAGGACATATAGAAAGCCGTTAAAGCATTTGTTCAAGAGCCAGCTTTTGGTCCATGGTCTAGTACATTCTTTATTTTCACTAGTAGGGCAAATTTTGCATCGTAGGTCAACTATAAGTTACTAGTGAGGTGAAAATGTGCACTACTAGTTAGGACAAACAGCCTACTAGTTACATGGACCTTAAAATAGTTACATGGACCTTAAgctggatatcaaggatatttAATGCTAAAACATCTTTTGGTGGGCAGCAAATGGACCGCATTCCAGATTTAAAATAGCTCAGAATCTCATTTTATATGGGTCACTTGGGTttggaaacagaaaaaaaaatggccataaTTATAGTTTACCATCAGTCTGATGTGTGATCTCTTTTGTGATTCGCCCGTCTGCTTTTTCCAGGTGTTGCCTAGCAGAGGGTCAATTTTGCTACAGTtcttcaaatacattttgtataaatgtgtagTGAACTTAATGAGTACCAATTCTGgcacaaagttgtttttttctgtgttctTCATTATATCTTTTTGGCTTATCATCACTGATACCTTTTTAAAACGATATATGCAATCCAAAGAATATATTGCACACAAAGTATGGAGCGGGATTGATGTGATTCCATATGGACAAGAATTTTAGGTCAGTTTCCACGTTGCCAAACCATTCAAGCTTCGAGGTCCACTGCAAGCAGGCAAgccaattgtttttgttataaatTAGGAAAGCGAGTAGCTGCTCTgcaggtttttatttattggtttGAGACGATTTATGCACAAACATGTCAAAGTAATTtcggtgttcttttttttcccttgtgaCTTTTGATAGGACACACTCATAGAACACATTTGCACTagacggacaaaaaaaaagggagaaagtaTTGCAACCATTTTGATTTGAGTGGAGTTTCTTCACCTTTGCCTTCCCTTAAAGTGGAATTTGTCACAATATGTCCACATAGTGTGCTATGCTTCCAgatggcagccatgttggctcAGTCTGGCAAGATGCCATTTCAGACATCTATATCTCTAACAGTATTAATAGTATGTGTGGTACTCCACTGAATTGAGAGTTTATAGATATTAAAATCATAAGTCATGGTGTTTTAAAGGACTACAGCAGTATTATAACAAGGACAAGAttgtttatatttgtaaatCTAAACCGGCCAACTTCAGTTATGTTGCTATTATAATGGAAATACCATTTAAAATTGATGTATGGATACTAAACACAAGCATTCATTCCATTTTCGTTTTTGAGTTGTACATTTGCTTCCATGTATGGATAGtgtttattgaaacaaataaatgtcCCCATTATTTGTCAAAGTTTCCATTTCTGATTATTACCATTTTCACACAAGTTCCAGAATAATAAGTATTTTATTAATAGACATCATGAAAATGTCACAAACAgtaacaaagttttttttcttagttcatttaaaaaacaaacaaagtggaTTAGATAAAGCAAAATAACTTAATGAGGGTGACAGAAAGGAAGGTGGCGCTTAGCGGGGTGTAAACATGGCCGACGTTATGCCTTTGAAGCTGACTTTTCAGCCACGTTCGTTACATCAAGAGTATCGGGAACACACTTGGACAGCTAAAAGTTCTTCGTTGTTCACTAACGCACAAGTCACGCCTACAtttgagcttctttttttttgtagcctcAAGTCTGCAAGCTAAATTACTGATTGACCCTCCACCCCCTTTCCACTGCACAAAATGGCGAGCGACAAAGCAAAGGGCAAAAATAAAGCGGACGTAGAAAAATAACAGTGAAGCACCGTCGGAAACAAGATCAAACAGGCTAGTATTTACATTGGGGGTGGCTGTCATAGTGTGCCTTTGTCAACAATACAGATAGATCACTATGATTatatgttgttgattttttttttcttgcaaatccaGCTGCTCAAAAGATAAAATGTTCCCTAAAGGAGAAGTGTGGTGCTTTTTgacaaacaagaaaataaaactaaaatgtccCGCAGGCTTCCTTTGCGCTTGATGCAGGTGA
It encodes the following:
- the rftn2 gene encoding raftlin-2 — its product is MGCGLRKLEDPEDSSPGKIYSTLKRPQVETKTETVYDYVLLDFSLEGSRPTVQYVSSLAELPQALQPYYTQGYVLAALHPIILSVGRTRSLPFSLLYRAVLARPRLSQQTASMCHSVPVLRVEEWPLPGDSLTGDIVRALIDRVNSSARGGVRFVGSVLQQVSVLSNGSRLHSPKRACRSPPHSPPRTPPGDRELEENTYSPDMRLLVFFHSWAPGCAPLDSLSCQYHQGALSMRVSRKGQVVSALEADWLELTAAYYRRGWSLVDSFVYWDTPRGEPVPRSLEGLFVYEEKSTAPPANDTIVVEQWTVIEGSSVKTDYGPLLHTLAEFGWLLTCVLPTPIIRHDSDGNLATKQVVFLQRPVRSQAAAQHRNQVLSVHSDVSSRSVSRSVSGAALRQELSPAAGGIGGFPVFGAGFPSSLSHLEEGGFDQEEGKAEVTCM